GTCAACGTCCCCGACACCGGTTCGACCATCGCTCTCCTAGGTCTCGGCCTGCTTGGCTTGGCTGCCGCCTCACGACGCAAGCACTCGTAGGAGCCGCCTAGGTTTCCAATTGATTGCAAGCCGCACGCTTTCAAGCGTGCGGCTTTTTTGGGGCGCCCAGTAGGGCGCTCTTGCTTGACAGTGACTATTGCGAAAACCGATGAAAGCCTGTTGCTCGCCCGACAAGGGAAAGGGCTAGTAGCCGAAAGGCAGCTGCGCAGCCGCATGCTAGATGGTGTGAGGGCCGCAGGAGTTAATGCCCGCGGCTACCCGATTTCGAACTATCTTTCATACTCAACGATCCGTGACAGGTCGAACTTACGTTCCTCTTTCACGACGTGCACAATGTAGATTAAGTCTTCTTCGATTCTGTAGTAGATCAGGACAGGTTTGGAAATAAGACGTCGATATGGGGTTCCTTTCAGAACTCTCGGTTTTGAACCAGACTCTGGAAAGCTCTCCAGTTGGTCGGTTTTTTCGAATGCGCGCCTAACAACCCGTTTTGCTGCCTCTGGATCGTCTAGGTCGATGTACTCAGCTATTGATTCCAGATCTCTTAACGAGGTTTCCGCCCAAATCACGCGAGCCATTTCTTCATTCTCTCTTTCGCTTCCCTCTGTTCTACGACTCGACCTTGCTTGATCGCTGACTCGCCTCGGGCCAGCCCTTCTAACAGTTCAGTCTTTCTCGTCATTTCCTGAAATGACTGAACGTCAATTAGATAAGCTGCAGGCTTTCCGTGTTCGGTGATCAGTACAGGTTCGTGCTTTTTGTTTAAGTCGCGGATGATTTCCGTGGCTCTCCGTTTCAGACTCGTGACTAGTTCGACTTTCATGGAGTGATACTTAAGTGGCACTATGTCTCAAGGCAAACCTACTTTTTTCTTCGAACTTCGAGTGCATACGATGGAGGCGGCGCAGCTCCACTTGGCAGGACCAGCTGTTGCTGAAAACGCAGATAAAACGAAAAACGCGACTGTGGTTAGTGTCCGGAATCTTTCGCAAAAAGGTAGCTGAGCCTTCAGGCAGTGGCGTATTCGTTTTTCGTTTTTTGGTTATTGGGTTAAAGGTATCTAAATGTCAACTAGCCCCCGAGGGGGCTGCCGCCGCTTCAGGCGCTCTTCTCCTCGTTTTCTTCAGCCAGCAGCTTCATGTCCAGGTAGACCCGGCTGTCCGACCACGACTTCGAAGCGACGTACCGCAATCTGGCGCAAGCCAGCATCAACGCGCTCTTGCCGTCAGGGAAGCAACCGACGACGCGGGTTCGTCGCCTGATCTCCTTCATGATCCGTTCGAGCATGTTGTTGGTTCGTATGCTGCGATGATGCTTCCTTGGGAATCGGTAGTAGGTGACGCTCTCGGCTATGCC
Above is a window of Pelagicoccus enzymogenes DNA encoding:
- a CDS encoding type II toxin-antitoxin system RelE/ParE family toxin codes for the protein MARVIWAETSLRDLESIAEYIDLDDPEAAKRVVRRAFEKTDQLESFPESGSKPRVLKGTPYRRLISKPVLIYYRIEEDLIYIVHVVKEERKFDLSRIVEYER
- a CDS encoding type II toxin-antitoxin system Phd/YefM family antitoxin — translated: MKVELVTSLKRRATEIIRDLNKKHEPVLITEHGKPAAYLIDVQSFQEMTRKTELLEGLARGESAIKQGRVVEQREAKERMKKWLA